The Mercurialis annua linkage group LG7, ddMerAnnu1.2, whole genome shotgun sequence genome includes the window agaagaaaaatggcgaaagaagaagaaaccagaaaaaagaaagaagaagaaagagaaagagagagaagaaAGTGACAGTGGTATAAtaaatatgattagagtaaaagaaatataattagagtaaaataataataaaaagtaggtataattataatataaacatgtgttagagtaaaaaaaataactatattaaAAGGGTGaagtattttctctatcttttacTTGTCGAGataggaaatcatattattttcaaaaagagaatatttttcctaattttctcttattGCTAGGTtttatttgaaaacatttgCGGTGAATATGGTTCAGTAATTGCTGATAAAGTATGGCATATGGAAAATTGATTAGATATGGTTATGACCTGAGTGCTTAGATCAACATTGACAGATTTGATTAACAGGACATCCATTTCTCTACAAAAGCAATGCATTACAAGATTATCCTTTGAACTTTATTAAGGATTTCTTGTTAATGTAGCCTATACAGACGAAGTTCAAGTACAAGTGATACTGCTTATGATGTGAATTTAAAGAGAATGTATATATTTAACTTTCTCAATTGCATGCTTTACCTTTGTTGAAGGTTCTTCATACAAAATGGCAGGGTTATCAAACTCAGATGCCAAACTTGGCTCCCCAAGGAAAGCTCGAAAAGAATCTGCCACAGAATATGAAAGAGACTGAAGATTGTATCCTCCTTCGAGGAAAAATACGCAACGACCACCACACAGTTCTTTGGCTAGTTGTTTAATGTTGGATGCAAGCATGTAGTATGTTCCTGTTGTAAGCTGCAGACTAGCCAGCGGATCCAGAACATGACCGTCGTACCTGAAATAACAACATTGATTAATCACCTTCTAATAAATCAAActtcattgattttttttacaaatcaaACATCGACTAGCAAATTATTACAAATGTAAGAATCTGacgttttgtttttgataaaatgttCTTATGGACATTTGTGGATCCACCAATAGAGAGGTTGACTATGCCAAAAGAATAAAACTTCTGTTATACTTGCTAAGATTGTAAATAAGTTAATGACACAAATTACAGCATAGAATATCCAATGAATATTGATTTATTACCAATCCCAAAAGTTTGGAGTTAATTGTGAAATTTCCCTAGTTTTTTACAGACTACTGATAGAATCATAAACGAAGCACGCACTGACATTACAAGCGTAATAAATGCATTTTTTTCCATAGTAGTAGACAACTAAGGCAAAAACAAGTGAACTGAAATTTAAGCACATAAGATTATAAATAGAGAGGGCAGAAACTAACCCAGCTGAAACTAGAATTATATCTGGTTTGAATCTTTGAGCACAGGGCACAATGACTTCATCAAACACAGTCCTCATAGCTATGTCACCTGAGCCCCCTGGTAGAGGCAGATTTAGTGTCGACCCCTCACCAGCACCTTCACCTACCTCGTCAATTTTACCAGTACCCGGATAACTTCCATCCTGCCCAAGTATATAAATAtgatcaaatttatttattaggaAACAATGCATTACAGTATTTGACATGCATCTATCTAACCAAAATAGCACAAAACTTGATGCGACATGGCAATTTGCAGGGCAAGTGCACAGGTTAAAGTAATACCGAAAACAGGAATGCATATTACTCATTCCAATATTGGACATATCGTGCATACTTCAGTATATGTGATGTACAGAAATGCCCATCTCTTTCATttcaaacattaaaatataaGAGAAGTTTAACACAAACTATTAGCATAACAAACAAATGACTGTCAAGAGAAATCCATAATGTCATCCAAGACAGTCAATTTGATATGCTATCCTTGAAAAAAGAACTAATGGATAACACAAAAGAGATCAATAGTTAATTAAACAAAGGACTTGATCTGCTTTTACTGAGAGATTGTTTTTATGTACTGATAACTATTGTACAGTTTAAAGAAGCCTAAACTCATCCAAAAGTCCCTGAACTATTAGCTTTTATTTTACTTGGTCCTTAATAACTTTTCCGTTTTCAAGAGTCTCTTACTGTTAATTTTGGGTACCCATGGTCATTCCTTGGACAGAATTACATAAGACGTCGTCATTTCATACAAATagaaatgatgacgtttcatgCAACAAAGGACCATGTAAACACAAAATTAACAGTATACGGACTCTTTGAAACAGAAAAATTTGGTAAGGACCAAGTACAATAAAAGCTAATAGTACACTACAGGGGACTTGTGGATACATTAAGCCTTTAAAGGAAAACACATTCTCCCATCCAGTGATCTGCACACTAGGTAAATGACTTCCAACTATAAGAAAAGTGACTTCCGACTATAAGTTGAACTTTTTATGCTATCATGGTTTCAACcgttttgttcttcttcttcttctcaaaAGCTTGAAACCTTATTGGATAAAGCTTAAACTAATATCAATCAAGTTAAATGGAAAAACATAGAAAACAGACGTGAATAACACGAGTAATAATATTTAGCTGAACCAAAATCATGGCTTACTTGGTGAGTTGACAAGAAGAAAATGTCCGGATCATCATAAAATGCATCATTTGTCCCATTCCCATGGTGAACATCAAAATCAATAATAAGTACTCTCTTCAATCCATGCACACGCTGAGCATGGCGAGCTGCAATGGCCACATTACCAAAGACACAAAAGCCCATAGGCCCTTTTGGAATAGCATGGTGGCCTGGAGGCCTTATAAGAGCAAATCCAGTTGGTGGATTCTGGCTGTTGTTTGATGCTGCTACCTGAAATACAACAAAAGATTCTTATATCCcaatgaaaatttgaattaCCTTCTGATGGCAcagagtaaaaaaatttagatcTCAGCTTCATAACTCAAATCTACTTCATAGCGAGTACAGCAAAATATTCATCTGATACAATGAAATGTATCTAGCATTGTAGGAAAAACAAATGTAAAAGACTCATGTGCCAGATTGTAATGTCACCAGACCCACCACTGAATCTACCAAGGCTAGTCCTGCTCCAGCTGCCACAAGCGACTCTTGAAAAGTCTGCATTACCAACATTTTTATGAGTAGAGATGTAGAATCTAGAGCATTTAGTTTAGTcgaaaactaaattataaattttcaagGGTGCATCCTGGTTTTTAATGGAGAATGTGATAAAAACTTGCAAATTTATGTGTACCGTGTGAGTATGCAGTTACATATAGGATATTCCTTAATGTCAAAATCAGAAAATCAAGGAAAGTAAATACTTTCTCTTTTCCCACAATCTGAAGAAATCTATATACATTTACCTTCTTCTTAAAAACAAAGATAGCAGTTACTATGGTTAATAgaaaacatattttaatatatcCACAGGATAaagaaaactaatttaaaatatctCAAAGCAAAGAACTTACAGTGGCAGTAGCATAGGTTGGCCCAGTACCCTCGATGAAAATAATGCCTTCTTGTGAAGCTTTATCCATTGCCTAAGCATACGAACTCAGAATTAGACAGGCTAAAATTTGTCCTTCCGCAAAGAGGCAACTGAAAAATAgtgtttaaaatcatttatagGGAACCTGTTGCCCACAACATAAGAGGACATTATGGAGCAGGACATTATTTTCTCCTAGCAATTACTGTATTTTTGGAATTGGAAAAACACACtacttaaaatattatataaaactcTCACTGATTGCAAGCAAAGATGCTTATAGTCACTTATAGATTTCAAGTAAGAACCAAGAATATTGTGCTAAAAGGGGTGACAGTAGGGAAGATTTTTCCACATTTGTAAGCAAGAGTACCTATCTAACAAATTTGCAACCTTATGCTGGAAAGCGTTGTAAGATAATTCTTCAAGCTTTTGCAAGCCTGGGTACCAATTTAACAGAGTTCGCAAATTTGCCTATGGCCTATAAAACATACATGGGAATGAGACGCGGAACCCGCCCCAGTTATATGACAATTGACCTCATACCATTCACCGttcatattaaataaatagtttCTGAAGtgatatgattttaaaaaaattaattcgaaCCAGCACAAAAAAACGAGGGGAGGGAGGAGGGAGTACCAACGAGCTCTGATTCTTCAGCCATATGTTGCAATTTTGCGATCTTAGTAATTACACAAGTAACTCAACACAAGAAATGGCAGGGGAGAGCAAGAGAAAATAGTCGATCAAGGTAATGCACCTTCTCAAGGCCAGAAACATAAGCTTTGGCATGAACACTTGCAACGTCATCCGCAGAAGCAGGCTTAAAATGTTGTAGTTCAATGATCTCTGGAGAACGAAACTGAAATATACTTAAGTAATAAATTATTGCATTCAAACTGAAGCACAATATTTGTCTCAAAAAACATAGATCAAACATTTCAATATGACATGGTTTCATATCAATCTACTCAGACCCACATCTTATAATTGCaagataagcatggttaagatcATCTGAGAGGCTTTCTGATACATAAGATGGTATTATAGCacaaaattttagaaataacATTGACAAGTAATAGTTATAACCCACCTTTGAAGTGAGGTTCATGTTTTGAAGTGCAGTGACAATTGCAGGAACTCTAAGATGAGATTCTGGATGGGATTCCTGGTGGcaaataagaagaaaaacacAGATTCTGAACATACAAGCAACACTAAAAGCAAAGATAATaaagtaaaaagaaaaagataaccTGGTTATGACCCATAGCTGGAGCAACACTATAAATGATTCGGGCATCGCTGAGTTCTTGATTCTCAACATTATAAGCAGCACGCACAAAACTTCCAATACTTCGCTTATGCTGAATGCTCAAATGCCATACTGAggataacatttaaaacaaacacaCCATAACATCTcatcatgttcctatatgcaaaataaatatcaaaaccaAGACACTCATACCTGGCGCTACGCCCGCTGCCcacatttttcttctttttgtttcCGAGTTTTAACAATAATTATAAAGTTAGGCTTCTTAATTCGAAAATAATTGAGGTGGGTTTGGATAAGGGTGAATATGGACTTCGACTTCGATTTGAGTCACGTCCTTTGTCATATATTTTGTGAAAATGTTgtctttttcataaatttaaaggtcaattaaaaatcaacctaaaagaccagatattaatttaaaattaattaaatatcaatcaaatataaatatattagtttttttatttcaatttaattttaattttttttagcttaTTTCATATATAATATCGTTTTCTTCACCTATGTTAAAACCAATTAAATATAAGTTCACAAAATCAATACTGTAACATTTACAATAATTCATCAGTCAACCAAAAAATAATgtatatttttctatttcaatttagtagtaatttttaatttattttatatacaatattttttctttaccaatgttaaaatcaaagGATAATTACTAATTCTCCTCTGTCATTCGATCATAATAATTAGTTCCCCCgtaattttaaaaagtcaacTGTTTATCCCCcgacatttgattaaattaactattatccgttaattaattttattatttgatttagtcAAAAGGGTgtgattgtaaaaaaaataaagtttaattttgaCCCTTAAACTTATATATCTTTCAAAAAAGtccataaaattcaaataaatttttaaataatttctaaTTACTTATCAAcccataatatttttaaaaatattttaatttatcaaaaaaaactaaaaactaattctttttatcaaaataaaattaaaaacatcaaaaacttaattaaattttgtttaatttgaaatttaaaattagtataATAATCAAGTCATATCAAAAACATATTGTACTATATAATTTgtaaatagaatcaaaacaaaatacaatgtctaatttatttgtcaaaataattgaatttaatttggaatttttattgaacatattttaaataattatataaaaaatttattgataattaaatcattataaataaattatataaatttatttggatttttttacgatttgatgcgtttatgaaatatttttgaaagaaaaataagtttacgggccaaattaatattttaattttgacaaaaaaaccATTTAACTGAAGGAAGAGGgtagtagctaatttaatcaaACGTCAGGaggtaaacatttgactttttAAATATCGTGGAAAAATTAGTAATTATGATCTAATGTTAGAGAGTAAATAGTAATTATccttaaaatcaattaaatatcaacataagatcaatACAAAATTAACACtgcaatatatatatagtaattcAACAATCTTCTttaccaatgttaaaatcaaccaaatattaATTGAAGaccaacacaaaatcaatataAGATCAACTTAACATCAACAACATGTACAGTagactctctaataattaataaaaatttcagGAAACAAACTTTGTTCCATGtcagataattaataattctattatttaatgaattataatatttaaaatacatgtcattaaaatattaattattggagagatttttttaaatatatatatatatatatatatatatatatatatatatatatatatatataatatggaataaattaatttatatgttagacataattaaatagttttatccaacatttattttattatgtattttatataaattaagttattttactTTGTGAATATTGTatttaacaatatttttttgttaaatttcaaattgattgaaaatagaaataatatttttagagtAATTGTGGAGTGATTTAGTTGATGTAtttgtaatataatataaatatgaggtttgtaaattaaaatgacttaaaatatattttatatttttaataattttttatatataaattcaataaattagtaattgtaataattaataaatttttggtcCATCGTGtataattattagagggtcgactgtaatAAACTGagtaattttaatttctaataattttttatttttaaatagtttttgaTCTGTTTTTTACTCATAATTAATTTGTaccatatatttaatttaattttgttttatgtaCGATATTATGTTCTTTGCCAATTTTAAGGTCAAccagaaattaatatatttatattttctcttaattaaattttaatttgtttttcataTACAATATCTCGTCATTTTAagatcaaccaaatatcaaacaaatataaaacaaatatcaacatgtagacacctattttctgaacaagtaaaaagtgataagtgACTGAAATAtctaatgatgatttccagaaaTATTTGTTTGGGTGACGAGCTTGTGATCTGCTTGTTTGAATTTAAGCTGATCAGATTAGTGTACAGTTGCAAATTTgaagaattgaaatataatttgttgggttttttcggttcataacgcagcgaaatttcaaaaatttatctaaaacccaaaccaagatccatgtaattcgaattaactgaataagtacttacttgtatgtcgaattcaacagcaatgtaggaaggaaggaggtggttcactttggtgatacctggtctcggatcagaaacgcctccaaaagaacgcgtcctctacgagtatccacacgaacagaccttagtcaaaactagtgcttgtgtgctagcactattgcttcacaagcaatttcgaattttagtgatttagtgaataatgaatttcgtgattctcaaaccaattgcttaatgtgtatttatagtgatacaacaacactaggctTTGAGACAaactcgaatttcaatctcattgcaattctacaagtttatgtttatcaaaaactcctttttgataatcatccatatatatattaattattatatttattatctttcaaaaataataaattaaggaaaacacttatccttaaatttcgaattaatatatatatatatatatatatatatatatatatatatatatatatatatatatatatatttattaatgtgtatatatattacgaattatatatatatatatatatatatatatatatatatatatatatataattaatcacttaatcacattgggcttgtacaacccataactgttttgggcctgttcttagtgtgcgaccctgtaggttcatataacgttggcagtaggctcgaaatccctatttcagcccacaagtcataagtggcctctagtaagacattatgactacccaaattatacgaatatcgataatatgatttaaccatttacaataatattttaatccctttgtccctagatatccagattgaatataaggcatagttctgtcatccttataatattcaatcattagtttcttgactctaagtagactgaaaatgataactccttaacaattagcatggccatgcatttccttcagtctatcttcttcaaggggcccatagatatcttactcaaataaatgagggacaaattccttctcagtcactcacatttctcacatagttactttcatatccaatgacaatctattccattatcccgttaaagataatgtaagactgtatcaaaatatgaaatagctatgtagaaatccatgatgatttcaaggtcaaaggattatactaatagaactgtaatgagaattacttatgacagtgatctatgtagtattctcacagtgggtcatccagtgccttatttctcaaatagcacctatgatttgacttaatatctcatatacatgattagtaaaacataatcatcagtcaacatcatactagtctcaatgttctattaagactagggatatatggtatataattcttttattaaacctaagggttctactatcaagtcacatacttgatgaccttagaaagaattaaccattcaagtctttaatgattaatataaaatgataaaactgccaatcaataaataacaaaaatgatgaagtcaaaacatggtcaaacatgattgacctagtgcatatcattAAAAGTTTATGGGCCGATTTGTAAGTTTGACGGAGTAAATTGACCATACTCAAACTCTTATAGAACCCATTTTTAATACTTCGGGGCACCGAAATAAACTTTTAACCCTCTTTTGCTTAGCATGTATAAAtcaatacaaatttaattaaataagttttaaatattgTACTTCATCATGGCGCTGCCGCCACCCCATCTTGGCATGATCACCTTGTTGTGGAGCCACTATTCTTCGTCGCTAGACGCTCCCAGATCTTCGATTCGTAGTTGTAGCACTTTTTTttgggttcgtttgaactcGAAATTAGGTCTCGTTTAAGCCCAAAGATTTGTAATTAGTTGTAGGACATTATTTTATGTTGTAATGTGCCAAACCCAATTTGTATCGGGATGTAAAGCAATTTGTATGATCTGTCACATCATTTGGGCCTTGAAGCCCAAGCCCGCTAGATACCAGCGACTCAAAGACTTTCCGGGCTCGTTTGAACTTGGAATTGACCCGGTTTGAACTAGTGGATCCGTATCGACGAGACGAAGAACTTGATGGTAAAAAGTAAACTGGAATAATATGAAGtaatatgaaatatatatttaaactttGTTTTACTCCAATATGAACAAATAGTTATTATTGAAACTAAAAATAACTATAATTgacgattttgaaagtttaggttataaataaaaaaagtgaattatataatataagagTTGATGTAATGTTGTTTTGGTGTGTCTATTTCAAGGCCAAATAGCCTGATATATATACAGAGATGTTCATCAATGATTAGCTAATTACAAGGGATTTGGAGCTATCATAATGATATACCATTGACTAAATACATAaggaaataaaatcaaatcttAAATTGTGGGACTGATTTTTGGCTTTGAGATTGTCTTGATAATACGCCACCACAAAATTGAGTTGCCATCGGCAATAGCAATTTTGGATCGAAGAAACAAGAACCATGTTCGATGAAGTGGTTTAGTGAGGAGGTCGGCCCGCTGATGCGTCGTACTGATATGAGAAGCTTTTAAAAGTCCCTTAGCGACAATGTCACGGACAAAGTGAATGTCGATTGAAATGTGTTTCATTCGAGAATGCAAGACTAGATGTAGGGAAAGATGAGTGGCACCAATATTGTCACAATAAATAGTTGGTGTTGATTGCAGCAGTAGGCAAAGTTCATTGAACAAATTTTGTAACCACCGTACATCATAAGTAGCAGTTGCAAGTGCACGGTATTCTGTTTCTGTAGAAGATCGGGCGACATCCTTTTGTTTACGAGAGCTCCATGAGATAGGATTATCACCTAAAAAGATAATATATGTCGAGGTAGAGGTATGATCATTTGGGTTCCAGCCCAATCCGCATCAAAGAAGGCACGTATTGTGGGTGAAGTTTGATGACGCAACAATAGACCATAAGTGATAGTTCCTTTCAGATAGCAGAAGACTCGCTTTACCAAACTTCGATTATCTTGAGTTGGATTGGAGTATGATTGAGCTAAGCGATTGCAGCAAAGGAAATATCAGGACGAGTAAGAGCCAAATATTACAATTCTCCAATTGCTTGTAAAAATTTAGATATATCGGTATAAGAGTTGCTGTAATGTTGAGAGTTTCACTGTCTAATGACAATTTTTCTGATCCAATGGCCAACCAATCTAATTCCACTTCTGTCatgacccaaaatcgagggccgagaccggcgatagggaatgggagtggtagctccaaatcccgtagcaagcctacaACTACTAAAACATTTTCGCAAATacaatatataaaatgttttcagaaaaacttcttcaaataatatacttatagatatCAAATTATCATATTCATTTTATGATTACTGATGCGAAACGATTCTTAGAAACTAGGATCTTACAGaacgatatctcatatccagcactgccctgtttctAATCATAATCACGACCAATCTCACTCATGGAAATTGGTATAGAActcaaacggataaaacaccTTTTATAGACAAATACCACTCATAACCATATTAGAATTTGCAATACAAAAtactgtttgaaatcaaatcattagtcttatactgacacctactgtctactgcagctctatatgaattcgtactttgtgcaagccaaTCGACTTGTGGCACAAAGGGaatggtctgtctgat containing:
- the LOC126656283 gene encoding histone deacetylase 14, chloroplastic isoform X5, coding for MWAAGVAPVWHLSIQHKRSIGSFVRAAYNVENQELSDARIIYSVAPAMGHNQESHPESHLRVPAIVTALQNMNLTSKFRSPEIIELQHFKPASADDVASVHAKAYVSGLEKAMDKASQEGIIFIEGTGPTYATATTFQESLVAAGAGLALVDSVVAASNNSQNPPTGFALIRPPGHHAIPKGPMGFCVFGNVAIAARHAQRVHGLKRVLIIDFDVHHGNGTNDAFYDDPDIFFLSTHQDGSYPGTGKIDEVGEGAGEGSTLNLPLPGGSGDIAMRTVFDEVIVPCAQRFKPDIILVSAGYDGHVLDPLASLQLTTGTYYMLASNIKQLAKELCGGRCVFFLEGGYNLQSLSYSVADSFRAFLGEPSLASEFDNPAILYEEPSTKVKHAIEKVKYIHSL
- the LOC126656283 gene encoding histone deacetylase 14, chloroplastic isoform X2, whose amino-acid sequence is MWAAGVAPVWHLSIQHKRSIGSFVRAAYNVENQELSDARIIYSVAPAMGHNQESHPESHLRVPAIVTALQNMNLTSKFRSPEIIELQHFKPASADDVASVHAKAYVSGLEKNQSSLAMDKASQEGIIFIEGTGPTYATATTFQESLVAAGAGLALVDSVVAASNNSQNPPTGFALIRPPGHHAIPKGPMGFCVFGNVAIAARHAQRVHGLKRVLIIDFDVHHGNGTNDAFYDDPDIFFLSTHQDGSYPGTGKIDEVGEGAGEGSTLNLPLPGGSGDIAMRTVFDEVIVPCAQRFKPDIILVSAGYDGHVLDPLASLQLTTGTYYMLASNIKQLAKELCGGRCVFFLEGGYNLQSLSYSVADSFRAFLGEPSLASEFDNPAILYEEPSTKVKHAIEKVKYIHSL
- the LOC126656283 gene encoding histone deacetylase 14, chloroplastic isoform X3, whose amino-acid sequence is MWAAGGAPVWHLSIQHKRSIGSFVRAAYNVENQELSDARIIYSVAPAMGHNQESHPESHLRVPAIVTALQNMNLTSKFRSPEIIELQHFKPASADDVASVHAKAYVSGLEKNQSSLAMDKASQEGIIFIEGTGPTYATATTFQESLVAAGAGLALVDSVVAASNNSQNPPTGFALIRPPGHHAIPKGPMGFCVFGNVAIAARHAQRVHGLKRVLIIDFDVHHGNGTNDAFYDDPDIFFLSTHQDGSYPGTGKIDEVGEGAGEGSTLNLPLPGGSGDIAMRTVFDEVIVPCAQRFKPDIILVSAGYDGHVLDPLASLQLTTGTYYMLASNIKQLAKELCGGRCVFFLEGGYNLQSLSYSVADSFRAFLGEPSLASEFDNPAILYEEPSTKVKHAIEKVKYIHSL
- the LOC126656283 gene encoding histone deacetylase 14, chloroplastic isoform X1; protein product: MLRIKNSAMPESFIVLLQLWVITRLSFSFYFIIFAFSVACMFRICVFLLICHQESHPESHLRVPAIVTALQNMNLTSKFRSPEIIELQHFKPASADDVASVHAKAYVSGLEKNQSSLAMDKASQEGIIFIEGTGPTYATATTFQESLVAAGAGLALVDSVVAASNNSQNPPTGFALIRPPGHHAIPKGPMGFCVFGNVAIAARHAQRVHGLKRVLIIDFDVHHGNGTNDAFYDDPDIFFLSTHQDGSYPGTGKIDEVGEGAGEGSTLNLPLPGGSGDIAMRTVFDEVIVPCAQRFKPDIILVSAGYDGHVLDPLASLQLTTGTYYMLASNIKQLAKELCGGRCVFFLEGGYNLQSLSYSVADSFRAFLGEPSLASEFDNPAILYEEPSTKVKHAIEKVKYIHSL
- the LOC126656283 gene encoding histone deacetylase 14, chloroplastic isoform X4, with amino-acid sequence MLRIKNSAMPESFIVLLQLWVITRLSFSFYFIIFAFSVACMFRICVFLLICHQESHPESHLRVPAIVTALQNMNLTSKFRSPEIIELQHFKPASADDVASVHAKAYVSGLEKAMDKASQEGIIFIEGTGPTYATATTFQESLVAAGAGLALVDSVVAASNNSQNPPTGFALIRPPGHHAIPKGPMGFCVFGNVAIAARHAQRVHGLKRVLIIDFDVHHGNGTNDAFYDDPDIFFLSTHQDGSYPGTGKIDEVGEGAGEGSTLNLPLPGGSGDIAMRTVFDEVIVPCAQRFKPDIILVSAGYDGHVLDPLASLQLTTGTYYMLASNIKQLAKELCGGRCVFFLEGGYNLQSLSYSVADSFRAFLGEPSLASEFDNPAILYEEPSTKVKHAIEKVKYIHSL